In Eupeodes corollae chromosome 3, idEupCoro1.1, whole genome shotgun sequence, a single genomic region encodes these proteins:
- the LOC129951451 gene encoding uncharacterized protein LOC129951451: MFSSPAVVVSAFLLLACVFSTTLANPAKNQTLVEIITIDDASKLKDISKGAELIPMSQDRDTKGVIRYTLGNRSSGDRLVSQASDSVSWNTPQSVQLRLEYPASGTGAVITHVQIDVNQSSNSGQAYVIAGGIGQRRIVIIVEAYNTYYFSYVSNIYGI, from the exons ATGTTTTCTTCACCAGCAGTTGTTGTAAGTGCTTTTTTGTTACTTGCTTGTGTTTTTTCAACAACACTTGCTAATCCAGCTAAAAATCAAACCCTCGTCGAAATTATTACCATCGATGATGCATCAAAACTTAAGGATATTTCAAAAGGGGCCGAATTGATACCTATGAGTCAAGATCGCGACACTAAAGGTGTGATTCGTTATACCTTGGGAAACCGTTCTTCAG GTGATAGACTTGTTTCTCAGGCATCTGATTCAGTATCTTGGAATACACCACAAAGTGTTCAACTGCGTTTGGAGTATCCGGCGAGTGGCACTGGAGCTGTTATTACTCATGTCCAAATTGATGTAAATCAAAGCTCAAACAGTGGACAGGCTTATGTTATAGCAGGAGGAATTGGCCAGCGAAgaattgttattattgttgaaGCTTACAATACCTACTATTTTAGTTACGTATCAAACATTTACGGAATCTaa
- the LOC129950684 gene encoding uncharacterized protein LOC129950684: protein MNYGLTYVQARTLAFQYATLLKKCPEIWTDNKQAGTEWMKSFMKRHTNLSLRKPENTSLSRSTSFNKHNIEEFQTNYQRALGKFNFTPDGILNLDETGLTTVVQAPNVIAQKGQKQVGQCVSAERGQLITMCAIVNAVGNTIPPVFIFPRARYHESMLTGAPAGSVGYVNSPTSGWMTGVLFIKVLEHIQKQTRCTKNDMILLLMDNHESHCTIEAINFCREHGIVLVTFPPHCTHRLQPLDVAILGPFKHKLSVAQNDWLLNNPAKTIRIHDLPGIANTAYIAAFTPKNIVSGFAKPGIYPFSRNAFTDEDFECAEVTNRKLEVAVEPNINTEAREAPQDFDPSSANNESDVQYSNKNNRDISKENVASPEIARPFPKAGPRQNTKRGRKKGKSRILTETPDKNELETAYKERQKRLKKSEIHSFNKRLKLDKSTKRAIKAKKPKESSSDSDESCSYSVNDDTDLDFIFADDSSIEEVDAEHEDEACIDLSYDHLNPGDYILVECSNKIKTIIKC from the coding sequence ATGAATTATGGATTAACATACGTTCAAGCTCGAACATTAGCATTTCAATATGCCACCCTTCTCAAAAAATGCCCCGAAATTTGGACTGATAACAAACAAGCTGGGACGGAGTGGATGAAAAGCTTCATGAAGAGACACACCAACCTTTCTTTACGGAAGCCTGAAAACACGAGTTTATCACGATCAACAAGCTTCAACAAGCACAATATCGAAGAATTCCAAACAAATTACCAAAGAGCACTTGGTAAGTTTAATTTTACCCCCGACGGAATACTGAACTTAGATGAAACAGGGTTGACTACAGTGGTCCAAGCACCAAACGTGATTGCACAAAAAGGGCAAAAACAAGTTGGACAGTGTGTTTCTGCTGAAAGAGGCCAGTTGATAACTATGTGCGCTATTGTCAATGCAGTTGGTAATACAATTCCTCCTGTGTTTATTTTCCCGCGAGCTAGATATCATGAAAGTATGCTTACTGGAGCCCCAGCTGGTAGCGTAGGTTATGTTAACAGCCCCACAAGTGGTTGGATGACGGGAGTTCTTTTCATCAAGGTCCTTGaacacattcaaaaacaaacaagatgCACAAAAAACGATATGATTTTACTTCTAATGGATAATCACGAAAGTCATTGTACAATAGAAGCTATAAACTTTTGCCGAGAACATGGTATCGTCCTTGTTACATTCCCCCCTCACTGCACTCATCGACTTCAGCCCCTCGATGTCGCAATTTTGGGACCATTCAAGCATAAGTTATCCGTGGCGCAAAATGACTGGCTCCTAAATAATCCTGCAAAAACTATAAGGATACATGATCTTCCGGGTATTGCTAATACCGCTTATATTGCTGCTTTTACACCCAAAAATATAGTTTCAGGGTTTGCGAAGCCAGGCATTTACCCTTTTTCAAGAAATGCATTCACGGACGAAGATTTTGAGTGCGCGGAGGTCACAAATAGAAAACTAGAAGTTGCAGTTGAGCCAAATATAAATACCGAAGCACGTGAAGCACCACAAGATTTTGATCCTAGTTCTGCTAATAATGAATCAGATGttcaatattcaaataaaaataatcgcGATATTTCCAAAGAAAATGTTGCTTCGCCTGAAATCGCTAGGCCTTTCCCGAAAGCTGGTCCAAGACAAAATACAAAGCGAGGAAGAAAGAAAGGAAAATCACGCATTTTGACAGAAACACCAGATAAAAATGAACTTGAGACTGCCTACAAGGAACGTCAGAAACgcttaaaaaaatcagaaattcACTCTTTTAACAAGCGTTTAAAGCTAGATAAAAGCACTAAACGGGCCATCAAAGCTAAAAAGCCAAAGGAATCGAGTTCGGACTCAGATGAGAGTTGTTCCTATTCGGTGAATGATGACACTGATCTAGatttcatttttgctgatgactcATCCATTGAAGAAGTTGATGCAGAGCACGAAGACGAAGCATGTATTGATTTAAGTTACGACCATTTAAATCCAGGCGATTATATTTTGGTGGAAtgttccaataaaataaaaacaataataaaatgttaa